A window of Chloracidobacterium sp. N contains these coding sequences:
- the gcvT gene encoding glycine cleavage system aminomethyltransferase GcvT, with protein MSAELRQSPLDAIHRALGAKMVPFAGWTMPVEYGGLVAEHLAVRTAVGIFDVSHMGEILIQGRDALRFVQYVTCNDAARLVDGQAQYSGLLNERGGFVDDILVHRLAEDSYFLCVNAANTAKDAEWLRGHAAGFEVDIRDVSHEYAQLAVQGPRAVALVQSLTVEDITGLGYYRFRRDVVIAGITALVARTGYTGEDGVEIYCAPTDAERLWKALTEAGNPVPCGLGARNTLRLEARMALYGHEIDDTTTPLEADLGWICKLSKGDFLGRDALLRQQAAGLTRKLVGFEVEDRVPVRDGYPLVADGQEVGRVTSGSPSPFLRKNIGLAYLPIDKTAVGTQVFAIVRGREVPCRIVPTPFYKRPG; from the coding sequence ATGTCCGCCGAACTCCGCCAGTCACCACTCGATGCCATACATCGCGCGCTGGGGGCGAAAATGGTGCCCTTTGCCGGGTGGACCATGCCGGTTGAATACGGCGGGCTGGTGGCCGAGCACCTGGCCGTACGTACAGCGGTGGGCATCTTCGATGTCAGTCACATGGGGGAAATCCTCATCCAGGGACGCGATGCCCTGCGCTTCGTGCAGTATGTGACCTGCAATGACGCGGCGCGCCTTGTGGACGGACAGGCCCAGTACTCCGGGCTGCTCAACGAACGTGGCGGTTTTGTGGATGACATTCTGGTGCACCGCCTGGCGGAAGACAGCTACTTTCTCTGCGTCAATGCGGCCAACACAGCCAAAGACGCGGAATGGCTGCGCGGACACGCAGCGGGCTTCGAGGTTGACATTCGCGATGTCAGCCACGAATACGCCCAACTGGCCGTCCAGGGCCCCCGCGCCGTGGCGCTGGTGCAAAGCCTCACGGTGGAGGACATCACCGGTCTGGGCTACTACCGGTTCCGGCGCGATGTCGTCATCGCTGGCATCACGGCGCTCGTGGCGCGCACCGGCTACACGGGCGAAGATGGCGTCGAAATCTACTGCGCGCCGACCGATGCGGAGCGGCTGTGGAAGGCGCTGACCGAAGCCGGCAATCCGGTGCCCTGCGGCCTTGGCGCCCGCAACACGCTGCGGCTCGAAGCCAGAATGGCCCTCTACGGTCACGAAATTGACGACACGACCACGCCGCTGGAAGCCGATCTGGGATGGATATGCAAACTCTCCAAGGGTGACTTTCTCGGACGCGATGCCCTGCTGCGGCAACAGGCAGCCGGACTGACCCGCAAGCTGGTCGGCTTCGAGGTGGAAGACCGCGTGCCGGTACGCGACGGCTACCCGCTGGTGGCCGACGGGCAGGAAGTCGGGCGCGTCACTTCGGGCAGCCCGTCGCCCTTTCTCAGGAAAAACATCGGACTGGCGTATCTTCCAATTGACAAGACGGCGGTGGGGACGCAAGTGTTTGCCATTGTGCGCGGGCGCGAAGTCCCCTGCCGCATCGTCCCAACCCCTTTCTACAAGCGTCCCGGATAG
- a CDS encoding glycosyltransferase family 39 protein, giving the protein MWFIAPGSVLIGGLTLAWVYAHGWTNLYGDGQAHLAIARKLVDVPPGTTWWERYMQLGSPWLPLPHVLAAPLTLSDTLWRTGLAGSLISCLAFVAAATVVFQLAAALTRSLPSALVAWLAFALNPSLLYIQTTPLTEPLFLATWLGSAWWMHDWTQHGRRDRLVLAALCALGALLTRYEGWILLPAGMLWVLWSSPRRGWARLADVGLWTGIVGAGVGYWLWHNWAIYGRPLEFLEGTYSARGYFARHRDELSYLSFVVGQPLYAGLVLAVTVVICATPATTLLGLLGLAGQSVTAFRARWLDMPTLAVLGWLWLPPLFTGYSLYSGNIQIYPLFLNNRYGLAALPALAVGIGLGVACLHARFPKQPVWVAVGMGLVCVGQSLWWLRDGVYQLAVFQEAYRAQFAPLGCERRALAQFLQSDPALQSLKRRQAGVCVALFAGELSAVIAQGGLSYAHILHEGRAEWHSLETSIPSTVTWLVVGRGDELERKLQQRPAGYEEFTPVWVSEQGTFRVLSRNRPAP; this is encoded by the coding sequence GTGTGGTTCATCGCACCGGGTTCGGTCCTCATCGGTGGGCTGACCCTGGCGTGGGTTTATGCCCACGGTTGGACAAATCTGTATGGCGACGGCCAGGCCCACCTGGCCATTGCCCGCAAGCTGGTGGATGTCCCGCCGGGAACGACCTGGTGGGAACGCTACATGCAACTGGGCAGCCCGTGGCTTCCGCTGCCGCATGTGCTGGCTGCACCGCTGACCCTTTCCGATACCCTCTGGCGCACCGGGCTGGCCGGCAGCCTCATTTCCTGCCTCGCCTTTGTGGCTGCGGCAACGGTGGTGTTTCAGCTTGCGGCGGCGCTGACCCGCTCGCTGCCGTCCGCGCTGGTGGCGTGGCTGGCTTTTGCGCTCAACCCTTCGCTGCTCTACATCCAGACCACACCGCTGACCGAGCCGCTGTTTCTCGCCACCTGGCTGGGCAGCGCATGGTGGATGCACGACTGGACGCAGCACGGTCGGCGTGATCGTCTTGTCCTGGCGGCGCTCTGTGCCCTGGGTGCGCTTCTGACCCGCTATGAGGGTTGGATTCTGCTTCCAGCCGGTATGCTCTGGGTGCTCTGGTCTTCCCCCCGCCGTGGATGGGCGCGTCTGGCCGATGTGGGACTGTGGACGGGTATCGTGGGCGCGGGCGTGGGGTACTGGCTCTGGCACAACTGGGCCATCTACGGGCGGCCGCTGGAGTTTCTCGAAGGAACCTACTCGGCGCGGGGCTACTTTGCGCGCCACCGGGATGAACTGAGTTACCTGAGCTTCGTGGTCGGGCAGCCGCTTTATGCCGGCCTTGTGTTGGCGGTAACCGTCGTCATCTGCGCCACGCCGGCCACGACACTGCTCGGCCTGCTGGGTCTGGCCGGACAGTCCGTGACGGCCTTTCGCGCCCGTTGGCTTGATATGCCAACGCTGGCGGTTCTGGGGTGGCTCTGGCTGCCGCCGCTCTTTACCGGCTACAGCCTGTATTCCGGCAACATCCAGATCTATCCGCTGTTTTTGAACAACCGCTATGGACTGGCGGCGCTGCCGGCGCTGGCCGTTGGTATCGGGTTGGGTGTGGCCTGCCTGCACGCCCGCTTCCCAAAGCAGCCGGTCTGGGTGGCCGTTGGTATGGGGCTGGTGTGTGTCGGGCAATCGCTGTGGTGGCTGCGGGATGGCGTCTATCAGCTCGCCGTCTTTCAGGAAGCCTACCGGGCGCAGTTTGCGCCGCTTGGGTGTGAGCGCCGGGCGCTGGCGCAGTTTCTCCAGTCTGATCCAGCCCTACAGTCTCTGAAAAGGCGACAAGCGGGCGTCTGTGTCGCCCTATTTGCTGGTGAGCTGTCTGCTGTTATCGCCCAGGGCGGATTGTCTTACGCCCACATCCTGCACGAGGGGCGTGCGGAGTGGCACAGCCTGGAAACGTCCATTCCATCCACGGTGACATGGCTGGTGGTTGGGCGCGGGGATGAGCTGGAGCGAAAGCTTCAGCAGCGTCCGGCCGGGTATGAAGAATTCACTCCGGTGTGGGTTTCGGAGCAGGGTACCTTCCGCGTCCTGTCCCGGAACCGGCCCGCGCCGTAA
- the ftsA gene encoding cell division protein FtsA: MARATPYLASLDLGSTRTRLVIATPVPDRARWTVAGYGDVPSKGIRKGVVVSIEQAEETIRQCLTEAERMVGFGIDTLRASLSGLHVRSLNGHGVVAVSNRNRQITATDIQRVIEQASAVNLPADRGIVEVLPQEFVVDEQDGIGDPLGMLGMRLEVTVHIVTSPVTASQNIVTSANRLGIIVEDLTLGSLAAATATLTEEEREYGTAIVDIGGEITSLAVFQRGAVRHTAMFGIGGTHFTNDIAVGLRSSVPEAERIKQSFGCVFSPLLHPNERQEQLAVTASGGRSRMLSRQVLCEMLQPRAEEIFKEIQENLQKAGFEKKLSSGLVLTGGGSLLSGIPELAERMLDLPVRIGTPAGLDGISEELSHPEWATAIGLILSSIRPRANHHLRQRETSWRHWLAGIKSFFSSPNSAR; this comes from the coding sequence ATGGCACGCGCCACCCCCTACCTGGCCAGCCTTGACCTTGGCTCGACCCGTACCCGTCTGGTTATTGCCACACCGGTGCCGGATCGGGCGCGCTGGACGGTGGCCGGCTATGGCGATGTCCCCTCGAAGGGCATCCGCAAGGGGGTTGTGGTCAGCATCGAGCAGGCCGAGGAAACCATCCGCCAGTGCCTGACGGAAGCCGAAAGGATGGTTGGCTTTGGCATTGACACGCTCCGCGCCAGCCTGTCGGGGCTTCATGTGCGGAGTCTCAACGGACACGGCGTGGTGGCCGTGTCCAACCGCAACCGGCAGATTACGGCCACGGACATCCAGCGGGTCATCGAACAGGCCAGCGCCGTCAACCTGCCGGCCGACCGGGGGATTGTCGAGGTCCTGCCCCAGGAATTCGTCGTGGACGAACAGGACGGGATCGGCGACCCCCTCGGTATGTTGGGGATGCGGCTCGAAGTTACCGTACATATCGTGACTTCGCCGGTCACGGCATCGCAAAACATCGTGACAAGCGCCAACCGGCTGGGTATCATTGTCGAAGACCTCACCCTTGGTTCCCTTGCGGCTGCGACAGCCACCCTTACCGAAGAAGAACGTGAATATGGGACGGCCATCGTTGATATTGGCGGTGAAATCACCAGCCTTGCAGTGTTCCAACGCGGGGCGGTGCGCCACACGGCGATGTTCGGTATTGGGGGCACGCATTTCACCAACGATATTGCGGTTGGGCTTCGTTCATCCGTTCCTGAAGCCGAGCGCATCAAACAGTCTTTTGGATGCGTTTTCTCTCCGCTTCTACACCCCAACGAGCGACAGGAACAACTTGCCGTTACTGCGTCCGGCGGACGTTCACGGATGCTCTCGCGTCAGGTGCTCTGCGAGATGCTTCAGCCACGGGCAGAGGAGATTTTCAAGGAAATCCAGGAGAACCTTCAGAAGGCGGGTTTCGAGAAAAAATTGTCCAGCGGATTGGTTCTGACCGGCGGTGGCAGTCTCTTGTCCGGAATTCCCGAACTGGCCGAGCGGATGCTTGATCTTCCGGTTCGGATAGGCACTCCAGCCGGGCTGGACGGTATCAGTGAAGAACTCAGCCACCCTGAATGGGCAACGGCTATCGGTCTTATTCTTTCGAGCATTCGTCCACGCGCCAACCACCATTTGCGACAGCGGGAAACAAGCTGGCGCCACTGGCTGGCAGGAATAAAAAGTTTCTTTTCTTCGCCGAATTCGGCGCGCTGA